A genomic segment from Amycolatopsis camponoti encodes:
- a CDS encoding ABC transporter ATP-binding protein has product MPLVPHRAETGVHAREIDVAYGSDVVVRAASVSLHAGTVTALIGPNGSGKSTLLRALARLHPPVAGSVTFADGADLRALSGKDIAKRITLLSQQRTAPGGVCVRELVEFGRHPHRSRWGGRDPEGPAAIERALELTGLSALADRPVQALSGGQAQRVWLAACLAQDTALLLLDEPTTFLDLRYQVEILDVIRDLADHHGVGVGVVLHDLDQAAAVADRVLLLEDGRVTGEGAPADVLTPAHLSRAYGIRVDVVLDPADGRIHTRAVGRFNASGARTASV; this is encoded by the coding sequence GTGCCCCTCGTCCCCCACCGCGCCGAAACCGGTGTCCACGCGCGTGAGATCGACGTCGCCTACGGCAGCGACGTCGTCGTGCGCGCCGCGTCCGTCTCGTTGCACGCGGGCACGGTGACCGCGCTCATCGGCCCGAACGGCAGCGGGAAGTCGACGCTGCTGCGCGCGCTGGCGCGGCTGCACCCGCCGGTCGCCGGCTCGGTCACCTTCGCCGACGGTGCGGACCTGCGCGCACTGTCCGGAAAGGACATCGCCAAGCGGATCACGTTGCTGTCGCAGCAGCGGACCGCGCCCGGCGGCGTGTGCGTCCGGGAGCTGGTCGAGTTCGGCAGGCACCCGCACCGGTCCCGCTGGGGCGGCCGCGACCCCGAGGGCCCCGCGGCTATCGAGCGCGCGCTGGAGCTGACCGGTCTCTCCGCCCTCGCCGACCGGCCGGTGCAGGCCCTCTCCGGCGGGCAGGCGCAGCGGGTGTGGCTCGCCGCCTGCCTGGCCCAGGACACCGCGCTGCTGCTGCTCGACGAACCCACGACCTTCCTCGACCTGCGGTACCAGGTGGAGATCCTCGACGTCATCCGCGACCTCGCCGACCACCACGGTGTCGGGGTCGGGGTGGTGCTGCACGACCTCGACCAGGCGGCGGCGGTCGCCGACCGGGTGCTGCTGCTGGAAGACGGCCGGGTCACCGGCGAAGGTGCCCCCGCCGACGTGCTGACCCCGGCCCACCTGAGCCGGGCGTACGGCATCCGCGTCGACGTCGTGCTCGACCCGGCCGACGGGCGGATCCACACCCGCGCGGTCGGCCGCTTCAACGCTTCGGGAGCGCGCACCGCGTCGGTCTGA
- a CDS encoding family 78 glycoside hydrolase catalytic domain yields the protein MISRLMTASSALLTLLVLGVTPAGAYPAAAAGVEAGGLRVEHQVDPLGVDVARPRLGWVLNAGRDVRGARQSAYRIAVSTRRGGPADVWDSGEVPSAQSFDVAYGGPALHPRTRYFWRVQVRDADRRLSRWSEPASFETAFLAPGQFRGDWIGAQASAAPPSFDGTSWIWYPEGAPADSAPAGTRYFRRAVDLSADRITAARLELTADDSFTVYVNGQQVAASARVADSWRTATVVDISTALHAGRNVIAAEAANALPGPAGLLGKLRVESQGAPVELVTDGSWKSSDSAAAGWQQPSFDDTAWPQALVAAPYGGGPWGSSVTTQPPPEPLLRKEFTADKPIRSARAYIAGLGYYRLYLNGGRIGDHELDPGFTVYDKTALYATYDVTDALRKGGNAVGVSLGRGYYAMTNPDEWLASPWHSEPKLKFELDITYQDGSTGQVTSGGDWKLADGPTRSESLWFGETYDARQEKPGWNRPGFDDAGWRPAVAVPAPAGTLRAEAFPPIKATEKLPITGVTTPADGVRVYDVGGPTAGWARVAVHGPAGAEVKITYGEKLRPDGTVDNIGGFGMQLQSYSYVLNGRGSESYRPAYSYAGFRYFQVTAPAGVTVESADAERVHTAVATTGDFTSSSDLLNRYDDAEANTILNNLHSVPTDTPMYEKRPYTADAHLSADAAIAHFDMRDFYENWMREHRDDQNPDGTIGQTVPATIGGKKVADPVWSASLVLITWDLYWYYGDTRALAENYDAMKAWLGYYERDIAETGNIYTGFSYGDWLAPGAANPPEGTRLSGTAYIHKTATTMAEIARALGRDADAAHFDAFAGTVANALNATFFDKAAGAYYDDRAAGYRQTSNLLPLSLDIVPAADRPAVVTHLVDDIKARGVHLNTGALGTKLILPALTDAGYGDLAYQVATTPTYPGWGYWFEGLGATTMWEEWPATSRSHDHAFLGTVDDWLYQRVAGIEPAAPGYTAVKIRPHPVGDLANASAHVESPLGQVSSAWTRDHGRFTLRAGVPAGATAEISVPARDGRAVQAPPGARFDGMRDGYATFRVGSGEYVFRSAM from the coding sequence ATGATCTCGCGCCTGATGACGGCTTCGTCGGCCCTGCTGACCCTGCTCGTCCTGGGGGTGACTCCCGCCGGGGCCTATCCCGCCGCCGCGGCCGGCGTCGAGGCCGGCGGCCTGCGGGTCGAGCACCAGGTCGACCCGCTCGGGGTGGACGTCGCCCGGCCGCGGCTCGGCTGGGTCCTGAACGCCGGCCGCGACGTGCGCGGTGCCCGCCAGTCGGCGTACCGGATCGCGGTGTCGACCCGGCGCGGCGGCCCGGCCGACGTCTGGGACAGCGGCGAGGTGCCGTCGGCGCAGTCCTTCGACGTCGCCTACGGCGGCCCCGCGCTGCACCCGCGCACCCGCTACTTCTGGCGGGTCCAGGTCCGGGACGCCGACCGGCGGCTTTCGCGGTGGAGCGAGCCGGCGTCGTTCGAGACGGCTTTCCTCGCCCCGGGCCAGTTCCGGGGCGACTGGATCGGCGCGCAGGCGTCCGCGGCCCCACCGTCGTTCGACGGCACGAGCTGGATCTGGTACCCCGAAGGCGCTCCGGCCGACTCGGCGCCGGCCGGCACGCGGTACTTCCGGCGCGCGGTCGACCTGTCCGCCGATCGGATCACCGCGGCCCGGCTCGAACTCACGGCCGACGACAGCTTCACCGTGTACGTCAACGGACAGCAGGTCGCCGCATCCGCGCGCGTGGCCGACTCGTGGCGCACGGCGACCGTCGTCGACATCTCGACCGCCCTGCACGCCGGGCGCAACGTGATCGCGGCCGAGGCGGCCAACGCCTTGCCGGGCCCCGCCGGGCTGCTGGGCAAGCTCCGGGTGGAAAGTCAGGGCGCGCCGGTCGAGCTCGTCACCGACGGCTCGTGGAAATCCTCGGACAGCGCCGCGGCCGGCTGGCAGCAGCCGAGCTTCGACGACACGGCTTGGCCGCAGGCGCTGGTGGCCGCTCCGTACGGCGGCGGCCCGTGGGGCAGCTCGGTCACCACGCAGCCCCCGCCGGAACCGTTGCTGCGCAAGGAATTCACCGCGGACAAGCCGATCCGGTCGGCGCGCGCGTACATCGCCGGGCTCGGCTACTACCGGCTCTACCTCAACGGCGGCCGGATCGGCGACCACGAGCTCGACCCGGGGTTCACCGTCTACGACAAGACCGCCCTGTACGCCACCTACGACGTCACGGACGCCCTGCGCAAGGGCGGTAACGCGGTGGGGGTGAGCCTGGGCCGCGGGTACTACGCGATGACGAATCCCGATGAGTGGCTGGCTTCGCCCTGGCACAGCGAACCCAAGCTGAAGTTCGAGCTCGACATCACCTACCAGGACGGCAGCACCGGGCAGGTGACCAGCGGCGGCGACTGGAAGCTCGCCGACGGGCCCACCCGCTCGGAATCGCTCTGGTTCGGCGAGACCTACGACGCACGGCAGGAGAAGCCGGGCTGGAACCGTCCCGGGTTCGACGACGCCGGCTGGCGGCCCGCGGTGGCCGTGCCCGCACCCGCGGGCACGCTCCGCGCCGAAGCGTTCCCGCCGATCAAGGCGACGGAGAAGCTGCCGATCACCGGCGTCACCACGCCCGCCGACGGCGTGCGCGTCTACGACGTCGGCGGCCCGACGGCGGGCTGGGCGCGCGTCGCCGTGCACGGACCGGCCGGCGCCGAGGTGAAGATCACCTACGGCGAGAAGCTGCGCCCGGACGGCACCGTGGACAACATCGGCGGCTTCGGCATGCAGCTGCAGTCCTATTCGTACGTCCTCAATGGACGCGGCTCGGAAAGTTACCGGCCCGCCTACAGTTACGCGGGCTTCCGCTACTTCCAGGTCACCGCGCCGGCGGGCGTCACCGTCGAGTCGGCCGACGCGGAGCGCGTCCACACGGCCGTCGCCACCACCGGTGACTTCACCAGCTCCAGCGACCTGCTCAACCGCTACGACGACGCCGAAGCGAACACGATCCTGAACAACCTGCACTCCGTCCCGACCGACACCCCGATGTACGAGAAGCGGCCCTACACCGCGGACGCGCACCTGTCGGCCGATGCGGCGATCGCGCACTTCGACATGCGGGACTTCTACGAGAACTGGATGCGCGAGCACCGGGACGACCAGAACCCGGACGGGACGATCGGCCAGACCGTCCCCGCGACGATCGGCGGCAAGAAGGTCGCGGACCCCGTCTGGTCGGCGAGTCTCGTCCTGATCACCTGGGATCTCTACTGGTACTACGGCGATACGCGCGCGCTCGCCGAAAACTACGACGCGATGAAGGCGTGGCTCGGCTACTACGAGCGGGACATCGCCGAGACCGGGAACATCTACACGGGCTTCAGCTACGGCGACTGGCTCGCGCCCGGCGCCGCGAACCCGCCCGAGGGCACCCGGCTTTCCGGCACCGCCTACATCCACAAGACCGCCACGACGATGGCCGAGATCGCGCGCGCTCTCGGCCGTGACGCCGACGCCGCGCACTTCGACGCGTTCGCGGGCACGGTCGCGAACGCGCTCAACGCGACCTTCTTCGACAAGGCGGCCGGGGCCTACTACGACGACCGCGCGGCCGGGTACCGCCAGACGTCCAACCTGCTGCCGTTGAGCCTGGACATCGTGCCCGCGGCGGACCGCCCGGCCGTCGTCACGCACCTGGTCGACGACATCAAGGCGCGCGGCGTCCACCTGAACACCGGCGCACTGGGGACGAAACTCATCCTCCCGGCGCTCACCGACGCCGGCTACGGCGACCTCGCCTACCAGGTGGCCACCACCCCGACGTATCCCGGCTGGGGCTACTGGTTCGAAGGTCTGGGTGCCACGACGATGTGGGAGGAATGGCCGGCGACTTCCCGTTCGCACGACCACGCGTTCCTCGGCACGGTCGACGACTGGCTCTACCAGCGCGTCGCGGGGATCGAGCCGGCGGCGCCCGGCTACACGGCGGTGAAGATCCGGCCGCACCCGGTCGGCGACCTCGCGAACGCGTCCGCGCACGTCGAATCCCCGCTGGGGCAGGTGAGTTCGGCGTGGACCCGTGACCACGGCCGCTTCACGCTGCGCGCCGGGGTCCCGGCCGGAGCGACGGCCGAGATCTCCGTTCCCGCGCGGGACGGCCGAGCCGTCCAGGCGCCCCCGGGTGCCCGGTTCGACGGGATGCGCGACGGCTACGCCACCTTCCGCGTCGGATCGGGGGAATATGTTTTCCGTTCCGCGATGTAG
- a CDS encoding ABC transporter substrate-binding protein — protein sequence MRITRLILGLSAAATFFVAACGTTEEPTSGAATASTAGPVTVVDSRGKEVKLPGPAKRVAATEWNAVEHLLSLGVAPVGVSDIKGYGQWVSAEKLDGTAKDIGTRGEPSLDALGSLGPDLVIVTDSVTEGALEQIEAKVPVIVIKGGTAQDPIAGMYANLDTIAKATGTEAKAAQLKSAFEEKLTAGRAEVGKLGAAGQKVAFSDAYVTSGSVSIRPYTQGALVSAVFGRLGLESAWTMAGDPAYGLAQADVEGLTQLPDVRFWYIANNAEGDPYQQELAGNAIWRNLPFVKSGKVHRFPDSLWMFGGPKSMEQFVDAAIGALKG from the coding sequence ATGCGGATCACCCGGCTGATCCTCGGCCTGTCCGCGGCCGCCACGTTCTTCGTGGCCGCCTGCGGCACCACCGAAGAGCCCACGAGCGGCGCCGCCACCGCGAGCACCGCCGGCCCGGTCACGGTCGTCGACTCGCGCGGCAAGGAGGTCAAGCTGCCCGGCCCGGCCAAGCGCGTCGCGGCGACCGAATGGAACGCCGTCGAGCACCTGCTGTCGCTCGGCGTCGCCCCGGTCGGCGTGTCCGACATCAAGGGCTACGGCCAGTGGGTCAGCGCCGAGAAGCTCGACGGCACCGCGAAGGACATCGGCACCCGCGGCGAGCCGAGCCTCGACGCGCTCGGCTCGCTGGGGCCGGACCTCGTGATCGTCACCGACAGCGTGACCGAAGGGGCGCTCGAGCAGATCGAGGCGAAGGTGCCGGTGATCGTCATCAAGGGCGGCACCGCCCAGGACCCGATCGCCGGGATGTACGCCAACCTGGACACCATCGCGAAAGCCACCGGCACCGAGGCGAAGGCCGCGCAGCTGAAGTCCGCGTTCGAGGAGAAGCTCACCGCGGGCCGGGCCGAAGTCGGGAAACTGGGCGCCGCGGGCCAGAAAGTCGCGTTCTCCGACGCCTACGTCACCTCGGGCTCGGTCAGCATCCGGCCCTACACCCAGGGCGCGCTGGTGTCCGCGGTGTTCGGCCGGCTCGGCCTCGAAAGCGCCTGGACGATGGCGGGCGACCCGGCCTACGGGCTCGCGCAGGCCGACGTCGAAGGCCTGACGCAGCTGCCCGACGTGCGGTTCTGGTACATCGCCAACAACGCCGAAGGCGACCCGTACCAGCAGGAGCTGGCCGGCAACGCGATCTGGCGGAACCTCCCGTTCGTCAAGAGCGGCAAGGTGCACCGCTTCCCGGACTCCCTCTGGATGTTCGGCGGCCCGAAGTCCATGGAGCAGTTCGTCGACGCGGCCATCGGCGCCTTGAAGGGATAG
- a CDS encoding ROK family transcriptional regulator — protein MHLAFLRDYHEALVIALARTVPTLERGTVAEVTGLTPQAVSKVLARLVDEGLLEPAGVRRPPRGKPAAVYRLVPGSRWAIGAHVTRRELRLVLTDLAGTVRASAATPLPADFTPDQLLAELAAGVTTMIAEHRLSTPELAGVGIGMIGPLDQSTGTVRGAHRLRHWRDVPLADLAEKRLGLPVVLDKDVTAGVTAEAWRRGTAFRDAALVVVDAGVGAGLWLGGAAHRGAHTNASEFGHAVVQLDGPLCACGRHGCLEAVHERAPDPATAAAVLATGVVNLLQTLDLGHIVLGGADLLAHGDLYREAVEHAVRTQLPGAGWLTVEVSLTSLGTDVVAAGAAMQVLNARYGLPDPARPREPATASR, from the coding sequence GTGCACCTGGCTTTCCTGCGGGACTACCACGAAGCGCTGGTGATCGCGCTGGCCCGGACCGTGCCCACGCTCGAGCGCGGCACCGTCGCCGAGGTCACCGGGCTGACCCCGCAGGCCGTCTCCAAGGTGCTGGCCCGCCTGGTCGACGAAGGCCTGCTCGAGCCGGCCGGGGTGCGGCGCCCGCCGCGCGGCAAGCCGGCCGCGGTCTACCGGCTCGTCCCCGGCAGCCGCTGGGCGATCGGCGCGCACGTCACCCGCCGCGAACTGCGCCTGGTCCTCACCGACCTGGCCGGCACGGTCCGCGCGTCGGCCGCGACGCCGCTGCCCGCCGACTTCACGCCGGACCAGCTGCTGGCCGAGCTGGCCGCCGGCGTCACGACGATGATCGCCGAGCACCGCCTGAGCACTCCGGAGCTCGCCGGGGTCGGCATCGGCATGATCGGGCCGCTCGACCAGTCGACCGGCACCGTCCGCGGCGCCCACCGGCTGCGGCACTGGCGCGACGTGCCGCTGGCCGACCTCGCCGAAAAGCGGCTGGGCCTGCCCGTGGTCCTGGACAAGGACGTCACCGCCGGGGTCACAGCCGAGGCCTGGCGCCGCGGAACCGCCTTCCGCGACGCGGCTCTCGTCGTCGTCGACGCCGGGGTCGGGGCCGGCCTGTGGCTGGGCGGTGCCGCCCACCGCGGCGCGCACACCAACGCCAGCGAGTTCGGCCACGCCGTCGTCCAGCTCGACGGCCCGCTCTGCGCCTGCGGCCGGCACGGCTGCCTGGAAGCCGTGCACGAGCGGGCCCCCGACCCCGCGACGGCCGCCGCCGTGCTCGCGACCGGCGTGGTCAACCTCCTGCAGACGCTCGACCTCGGCCACATCGTCCTCGGCGGCGCGGACCTCCTCGCCCACGGCGACCTCTACCGGGAAGCCGTCGAGCACGCCGTGCGCACCCAGCTGCCGGGCGCCGGCTGGCTGACCGTCGAAGTCTCCCTGACGTCGCTGGGCACGGACGTCGTGGCGGCCGGCGCGGCCATGCAGGTGCTCAACGCCCGCTACGGCCTCCCCGACCCGGCCCGGCCGCGCGAGCCCGCCACCGCGAGCCGCTGA
- a CDS encoding iron ABC transporter permease — MATLTEPRPPVLARRRRGRAALLGIGLAVLIVAGSAVHLTQGTANVDALDVLRLVFGGAGGDTTAVVVESRLPRLLAALVVGAALGVAGAALQSVSRNILASPDTLAVNAGAHLAVVAVAAFGVSLPLLGAAGVAFAGGLAAAVVVLALSGTGGTGIVRLVLAGTAIALALVSVTQVLLLLYAQETRGLFAWGEGSLEQNGLGGVRTLGPLAGLALVALLGLARRLDLIHLGDDHARTLGVHVGRVRVAAIGLAVLLAASAVTLAGPIGFVGLAAPALARLLTSAVPGLHRHAVLLPFSAALGAALLLGADVLLRTIISPQRALEVPTGVVTIILGAVFLVVLARTARITSATAEPPAAGARGGVSALRYGVVLGLLMLGAVGVAVGAVLLGDAKLLLGDVVNWAAGQAGPIVTGVLDTRVPRVAAALLAGAALALGGALTQAVARNPLAEPGMIGVVGGAGLGAVVVITGVSGVGFWALTGSAGLGAALAMAVVFAVAARGGFTSERLVLIGFGVHAASQALVALLITLSDPWNETKALTWLGGSTYGRTFTHLLPMALVVLLVTPVLVRMRRELDLLSLDDETPRVLGVPVGRTRLLLLSCAVLLTGAAVAGVGVLTFVGLVAPHAARAIVGSRHSRLLPTAALLGGILVCAADVVGRTVIAPGQLPAGLMTAIIGAPYFVWLLYRHRTKSHGGR; from the coding sequence GTGGCCACTTTGACCGAGCCCCGGCCGCCCGTGCTCGCCCGCCGGCGACGCGGGCGGGCGGCGCTGCTCGGGATCGGGCTCGCCGTCTTGATCGTGGCCGGTTCGGCCGTGCACCTGACGCAGGGCACCGCGAACGTGGACGCGCTCGACGTGCTGCGGCTGGTGTTCGGCGGCGCGGGCGGCGACACGACCGCGGTCGTCGTCGAGTCGCGGCTGCCGCGGCTGCTCGCGGCGCTGGTCGTCGGGGCCGCGCTCGGCGTCGCCGGCGCGGCGCTGCAGTCGGTGTCCCGCAACATCCTGGCGTCGCCGGACACCCTGGCCGTCAACGCCGGAGCGCACCTGGCGGTGGTCGCCGTCGCGGCGTTCGGCGTCTCGCTGCCGCTGCTCGGCGCGGCCGGTGTCGCGTTCGCGGGCGGGCTGGCCGCGGCCGTGGTCGTGCTCGCGCTGTCCGGCACCGGCGGCACCGGGATCGTGCGGCTGGTGCTGGCGGGCACCGCGATCGCGCTCGCGCTGGTCTCCGTGACCCAGGTCCTGCTTCTGCTGTACGCCCAGGAAACCCGCGGCCTGTTCGCCTGGGGCGAGGGATCGCTGGAGCAGAACGGGCTCGGCGGCGTCCGCACGCTCGGTCCCCTCGCCGGCCTGGCGCTGGTCGCGCTGCTCGGCCTGGCCCGGCGGCTCGACCTGATCCACCTCGGCGACGACCACGCCCGGACGCTGGGCGTCCACGTCGGACGGGTCCGCGTCGCCGCGATCGGGCTGGCCGTCCTGCTGGCCGCGTCGGCGGTGACCTTGGCCGGGCCGATCGGTTTCGTCGGCCTCGCCGCGCCGGCCCTGGCCCGGCTGCTCACGTCCGCGGTGCCGGGCCTGCACCGGCACGCCGTGCTGCTCCCGTTTTCCGCGGCGCTGGGCGCGGCGCTCCTGCTGGGCGCCGATGTGCTGCTGCGCACGATCATCAGCCCGCAACGGGCCCTGGAAGTGCCGACGGGGGTCGTGACGATCATCCTCGGCGCCGTCTTCCTCGTGGTACTGGCCCGCACGGCGCGGATCACGTCCGCGACCGCCGAGCCGCCCGCGGCCGGCGCGCGCGGCGGGGTGAGCGCGCTCCGGTACGGCGTGGTGCTGGGGCTGCTGATGCTCGGGGCGGTCGGCGTCGCGGTGGGAGCGGTCCTGCTCGGGGACGCGAAGCTGCTGCTGGGCGACGTCGTCAACTGGGCGGCCGGCCAGGCGGGCCCGATCGTCACCGGGGTGCTGGACACCCGCGTGCCTCGCGTGGCGGCCGCGCTGCTGGCGGGCGCGGCGCTGGCGCTGGGCGGCGCGCTCACCCAGGCGGTCGCCCGCAACCCGCTGGCCGAACCGGGGATGATCGGCGTCGTCGGCGGCGCGGGCCTCGGCGCGGTCGTGGTGATCACGGGGGTGTCCGGGGTCGGGTTCTGGGCGCTGACCGGGTCCGCGGGCCTGGGTGCCGCCCTGGCGATGGCGGTGGTCTTCGCCGTGGCGGCAAGGGGCGGCTTCACGAGCGAACGCCTGGTGCTGATCGGTTTCGGCGTGCACGCGGCATCGCAGGCGCTGGTGGCGCTGCTGATCACGCTGTCCGACCCGTGGAACGAGACCAAGGCGCTGACCTGGCTGGGTGGCTCGACCTACGGCCGGACCTTCACGCACCTGCTGCCGATGGCGCTGGTGGTGCTGCTGGTGACGCCCGTGCTGGTCCGGATGAGGCGCGAGCTGGACCTGCTGTCCCTGGACGACGAGACACCACGGGTGCTGGGCGTGCCGGTAGGCCGGACGCGGTTGCTGCTGCTGTCGTGCGCGGTCCTGCTGACCGGCGCGGCGGTGGCGGGGGTCGGGGTGCTGACGTTCGTCGGGCTGGTCGCCCCGCACGCGGCCCGCGCGATCGTGGGCAGCCGGCATTCCCGCCTGCTGCCGACGGCGGCGTTGCTGGGCGGGATCTTGGTCTGCGCGGCGGACGTGGTCGGCCGCACGGTGATCGCCCCCGGCCAGCTCCCGGCCGGCTTGATGACCGCGATCATCGGGGCGCCGTATTTCGTGTGGCTGCTTTACCGGCACCGCACGAAGTCCCACGGGGGACGGTGA
- a CDS encoding VOC family protein, with protein sequence MTYVQGSHHVTLSVADAQEDVDFHVKILGMRFIKRTVLFDGSLPIYHLYYSNAAGDPSSVVTTFPWAQAGFYGKRGTNQAREVLLSVPADSLDFWHGRLTAHDIEVTDVERFGQRRLAFRHPSGIEYRFVGADGDERVGHAGHGVPPEHAIHGIHGVGVHMATPDRMVEFAGESFFAQDTLAEEGDVVGLRIGDAKHGNHLEITVNRTDDQGTWSYGAGTYHHFAWNVATLENQDAVKFEIEGRGYTDISELKDRKYFKSVYVRTPSGALFELAVTHADGGWTCDESPHELGTRFQLPEQFEHRRDEILGRLEPIDI encoded by the coding sequence ATGACCTACGTACAGGGTTCGCACCACGTGACGCTCTCCGTGGCCGACGCCCAGGAGGACGTCGACTTCCACGTCAAGATCCTCGGGATGCGCTTCATCAAGCGCACGGTCCTGTTCGACGGCTCCCTGCCGATCTACCACCTGTACTACTCCAACGCCGCGGGCGACCCGTCGAGCGTCGTCACGACCTTTCCCTGGGCGCAGGCGGGCTTCTACGGCAAACGCGGCACCAACCAGGCGCGCGAGGTCCTGCTGTCCGTGCCGGCGGACTCGCTGGACTTCTGGCACGGCAGGCTGACCGCGCACGACATCGAGGTCACCGACGTCGAACGGTTCGGGCAGCGCCGGCTCGCGTTCCGGCACCCGTCGGGCATCGAGTACCGGTTCGTCGGCGCCGACGGCGACGAGCGCGTGGGCCACGCCGGCCACGGGGTGCCGCCGGAGCACGCCATCCACGGCATCCACGGCGTCGGCGTGCACATGGCCACCCCCGACCGGATGGTGGAGTTCGCCGGCGAGTCGTTCTTCGCCCAGGACACCCTCGCCGAAGAGGGCGACGTCGTCGGGCTGCGGATCGGCGACGCCAAGCACGGCAACCACCTCGAGATCACCGTCAACCGCACCGACGACCAGGGCACCTGGAGCTACGGCGCCGGCACCTACCACCACTTCGCGTGGAACGTCGCCACGCTGGAGAACCAGGACGCGGTGAAGTTCGAGATCGAGGGGCGCGGCTACACCGACATCTCCGAGCTGAAGGACCGCAAGTACTTCAAGAGCGTCTACGTGCGCACCCCGAGCGGCGCGCTGTTCGAGCTGGCCGTGACCCACGCCGACGGCGGGTGGACCTGCGACGAGTCCCCGCACGAGCTGGGCACCCGGTTCCAGCTGCCCGAGCAGTTCGAGCACCGCCGCGACGAGATCCTGGGACGGCTGGAACCGATCGACATCTGA
- a CDS encoding helix-turn-helix domain-containing protein produces MTSFTALSEQFDGVAPRPITLTSWADAVRRSVLRFEFDCDRPDRFTGRVRDRRLHGVSFVDMASGRHAAYRDHSTIRPADAGFYVLTLQLAGEIRIAQDGRVATLTPGLFALYDSGKPATLTVGDGYRSTCIRFPKTAITPRREDPLAEITARPFACAPGLTDTVWSTVLSVNRNLESLGVHGPATVRSLMTLVGTMLRAELGHRVPVRPPREELLERILDHIDAHLADAGLGPGSIAAAHFLSPRSLHVLFERTGTTVAGRIRERRLERCRLDLADPALAHVPASAIGARWGFAGASHFGQVFKRESGLTPAEFRRRTTAGLG; encoded by the coding sequence ATGACGTCATTCACAGCCCTTTCGGAGCAGTTCGACGGCGTGGCGCCCCGCCCGATCACGCTGACGTCCTGGGCGGACGCCGTCCGGCGCAGCGTGCTGAGGTTCGAGTTCGACTGCGACCGGCCGGACCGGTTCACCGGCCGGGTCCGGGACCGGCGCCTGCACGGGGTCAGCTTCGTCGACATGGCCTCCGGGCGGCACGCCGCCTACCGCGACCACAGCACGATCCGGCCCGCCGACGCCGGGTTCTACGTGCTCACCCTGCAGCTCGCCGGCGAGATCCGCATCGCGCAGGACGGCCGGGTCGCGACGCTGACGCCCGGCCTGTTCGCGCTCTACGACTCCGGCAAGCCGGCCACGCTCACCGTCGGCGACGGCTACCGCTCCACCTGCATCCGGTTCCCCAAGACCGCGATCACGCCGCGCCGGGAAGACCCGCTGGCCGAGATCACCGCGCGGCCGTTCGCCTGCGCGCCGGGCCTCACCGACACGGTGTGGAGCACGGTGCTCAGCGTCAACCGCAACCTCGAGTCGCTGGGCGTGCACGGCCCCGCCACCGTCCGGTCCCTGATGACCCTCGTCGGCACGATGCTGCGCGCCGAGCTCGGCCACCGCGTCCCCGTGCGGCCGCCGCGGGAGGAGCTGCTCGAACGGATCCTCGACCACATCGACGCCCACCTGGCCGACGCCGGGCTCGGCCCCGGTTCGATCGCGGCCGCGCACTTCCTCTCGCCGCGGTCCCTGCACGTCCTGTTCGAGCGGACCGGCACCACGGTGGCCGGCCGCATCCGCGAGCGGCGCCTCGAACGCTGCCGGCTCGACCTTGCCGACCCGGCCCTCGCCCACGTCCCGGCGTCGGCCATCGGGGCGCGGTGGGGCTTCGCCGGTGCCTCGCACTTCGGGCAGGTCTTCAAGCGGGAGAGCGGCCTGACCCCGGCGGAGTTCCGCCGTCGGACCACCGCCGGGCTCGGGTGA